The sequence below is a genomic window from Colletotrichum destructivum chromosome 4, complete sequence.
CAAAGCCTCCTCCAGATGCTCCGGCAACACAAGCTCCCGCCGAGACAAGGAGCGCTGCGCGCCCAACGCCTGCGCAACAGACCATTTCTCCCTCCAACGTCCCGAGCCGTCATCCCAATGCGCGCCAGTCTTACGCCAGTCCTCAGTACCATAACCAAGGTTACAGGAACGACAGATCCGGTCAACACATGGCTCAACAGAGCCGTCAGCCTCTGGCCCAGCGCTTGCGCAACGTGGAACAGCAGAAGATGTCGCAGTCGCCTAACCAACATGCTGGTGGCCAGGATATGCGCATGCCGCCAACTGGGCCCGCGAATAATAACACTGAAGCATTCCGGCGCGCTGCCGCTGTGCCAAACCACATGGGGGGGAAGTTGAACCCAAACAGTCACGAATTTAGACCGAATCCGTTCGCGACCTCGTTCAACCCCAACGGACATCCCAGTGCCGGATCAAGCCCTCGCTCCGCTGCTACAAACAACGCTGGTGCTGCCGCCGGACCCGGGGCTGCTGCTATTAccggtgctgccgccgctgccgttgaAGCGACGTCAACCCCGTCCTCCGCTGGACAGCTCATTCGTCGGAAGACGAAAGCCGTCGATATCAAAAAGTGTTACATTCTTGCCCATGTTAAGACGTTTACGCCCCCTCAAGGTCGGAACTGGGAGGATAACGAGGGGCTAAGACCCTCTTACGACACTCCGCCGACCTGGAGAGCGCCTTCGGACAACGAGAAGCCCGACTCTACAATGCTCATTACCTCCAAGGAGTTCTTGGAGCGCCAGTCGttcgccgcgtcgtcgatcGCCACGCCGAACCACACGCACGTGGTGCCGAGTGCCCACCAGCATCAGCTTCCATTCCATTTGCAGCAGCCTGCCCACGGCATGGGTCCGCGCCAGTCGCCGCAcatgccgcccatgcccATACAGAATCAGCATGGTCACGTTCCCCACACGCCGTACCAGAACATGGATGACCACCGGATGATGCATTCGAATTCGGCCCAGTCGTTCGCCTCTCCTCGGATGACCCAAGTCCCGATCACTTACACGCCGGCAATGAGCTCGGCCGGCCAGGTTCCTTACAATCAGCCGATGATGCAGCCGTTTGTCGGACCGGGCACACCTCAGATGGGTGGTTACCGGAACTTCTCCAACAACCATCAATACATGCCGCAACAGCCTGGTGGTCCAATGGGAGCGCCGATGATGCCCCAGTTCATGAGCCCTCAGGGGATGGTTCCGGCTCCTGGACAGATGCCCATGTATGCCGGAAGCCACACCCAGTTCATGTCTCCGAACGGCGCACCGCCTCAACCCATCCCCGGGGCCAACGGCTACCCCAGCCCCGGACGCCCATCAGCACCTATGATGGTTCACCAAGGGTCTCAGCAGGGACAGCCCGTGTACGGCATGAGCCCCAACGTGCAGTACCAGCAGCCTGCGTTCACCCCGCAGCAACCCGGCGGTCAGGGTAAGATGGTACCCGGCGCTCGATACCAATAAAGTGCTAACACCCTAGCTTAGTTGGCAACGTCCGTGGGTACAATAGCCCTGGACCCCAACACTTCGGAACAAGCCCCTCGCAAATGCATCAGTACGGAGCGCAGCATCGTAGTGGGAGCAACAGCTATGCAGCCAAGCCCTTCAACAACCACGGGCAGCATCATGGTCCCCAACAAGTTTCCCCGGTGCCTGCCAGCGGACCCGGTCGTGCTCCTGACGGCACCGAGGAAGCCAAATGAGGTGCATGACGAGATGACCAGGGCATACCGATAACGCCGTGGGAACACCGCCTCGCCTGTCTTGGCATCGATACTCCTTTAGCGTCAACTATACATAGTTGATCCGCGAAGCCTAGGACAGATGTTAAAAAGGCTGCTCTCTGGAGACCTTTGGTGGTTTGTCAGCTGGAGCTAGCCAATCTCTAGGCCAAGAGAGGCAAAGTTGGGCTTTCTGTCGGCAATGCACTTGCTTGGCTGAAGGTTTCGTATTGGTAATACGACGGCTGGGGGCCAGCTTCCATGGGTTTTCGTGTCTGGGAGGGCAGCGACATAGGGGCCTCTGGCAAAGATGCCACAAGCAGGGCGACTGTTGTCCAAGCTTCACGTCGTTGTGCCATGATACGGAATCAAGGGAGATGTGAGAACGTCAGTCATGGCCCAGACGTGTATGTGAAGGCCGGGTGCCACAGGTAGCTGAACAAAGTTGGTGATGAGAAGCGTAGGAATTGAGAAGTAGCTTAGGCTAGAGCCATCTATCATAAGGTGGCTGGAACATGTTAAAACATTACTTTAAACAAGATGGTCCTGCGCGTGTGAGTGGACGAAGACAATGAGGCGTATTGACAACAGATAATTTGCT
It includes:
- a CDS encoding Putative LsmAD domain-containing protein, producing MVAPKKPQSEIGNNGNKLNNMPYNKRESAMGGKPDGKGPNGARSGFRTDTAISNNRPGNERTLQPWVPDAGDGIDGSLEKSSSSGGTWDQFAENERLFGLKTDYDENIYTTTIDKSHPQYRERMAAADRKAREIERSLATTAHVAEERVMDFVSSGGDDRGGDEEDKYSGVRRQDFPPLSSRENKYTPPAKRAPSANTTVVGAPIDPAIISSQLRAPPKKQTTVKPEDAKLLSQLVNKGSSAQSTEATKAADPTASTKSSPKQEPTKQPEVKPSETKPATAKTSDAKAADSSAAASRPSAATSRTISPQVKEGAPSAALTVERDVLNSFKTFASQQRQNAEKVRSSKAKADKEVKLTELKKFADTFKLSTPVPTDLISIIAKDPDRQKEIQAKALQNAEEVARTKTTPTIKGKDTPPKEGTSKPPPDAPATQAPAETRSAARPTPAQQTISPSNVPSRHPNARQSYASPQYHNQGYRNDRSGQHMAQQSRQPLAQRLRNVEQQKMSQSPNQHAGGQDMRMPPTGPANNNTEAFRRAAAVPNHMGGKLNPNSHEFRPNPFATSFNPNGHPSAGSSPRSAATNNAGAAAGPGAAAITGAAAAAVEATSTPSSAGQLIRRKTKAVDIKKCYILAHVKTFTPPQGRNWEDNEGLRPSYDTPPTWRAPSDNEKPDSTMLITSKEFLERQSFAASSIATPNHTHVVPSAHQHQLPFHLQQPAHGMGPRQSPHMPPMPIQNQHGHVPHTPYQNMDDHRMMHSNSAQSFASPRMTQVPITYTPAMSSAGQVPYNQPMMQPFVGPGTPQMGGYRNFSNNHQYMPQQPGGPMGAPMMPQFMSPQGMVPAPGQMPMYAGSHTQFMSPNGAPPQPIPGANGYPSPGRPSAPMMVHQGSQQGQPVYGMSPNVQYQQPAFTPQQPGGQVGNVRGYNSPGPQHFGTSPSQMHQYGAQHRSGSNSYAAKPFNNHGQHHGPQQVSPVPASGPGRAPDGTEEAK